In Malus sylvestris chromosome 15, drMalSylv7.2, whole genome shotgun sequence, a single genomic region encodes these proteins:
- the LOC126602698 gene encoding gibberellin 3-beta-dioxygenase 3-like yields MNSSISESFKTNPINLSHIIPLDFESVHALPDSHVWTHTKEVEIPTPYNTPSLVCVPVIDLFDSNAASLIRRACEKWGVFQVTNHGIPMHLMKEAEFQTRRLFALPRDQKLRALRSPEGVTGYGLARISKNFPKLMWSEGFTIMGSPAEHALQLWPRHHANFCDAMEEYQKEMKGLALKLIGLMLGSLGLNYEDVKWLKPKNSSRPQTVLQLNSYPVCPDPTRAMGLAPHTDSSLLTLLNQSSISGLQVLVDGIRWVPAHPIPGALVVNVGDLMHILSNGQFKSAAHRAVVNEVHHRISMAYFYGPPMDVKISPLIDHNHPLYQPVTWKEYLDYKATHFDQALEVIRTDAQKLYQRTSDDFAFGQWPNCT; encoded by the exons ATGAACTCATCAATCTCAGAATCCTTCAAAACAAACCCTATCAACCTCTCCCACATTATCCCACTCGATTTCGAATCCGTTCATGCCCTACCCGATTCCCACGTCTGGACTCATACGAAGGAGGTTGAGATTCCAACACCTTATAATACTCCGTCTTTAGTCTGCGTACCCGTCATTGACCTATTCGATTCGAACGCCGCCTCTCTCATACGCCGTGCATGCGAGAAATGGGGTGTCTTCCAAGTCACCAACCACGGCATTCCCATGCACCTCATGAAAGAAGCCGAGTTCCAAACCCGTCGCTTATTCGCTCTCCCGAGAGACCAAAAGCTCCGGGCCCTCCGATCACCCGAGGGAGTAACCGGGTACGGGTTGGCCCGCATTTCGAAGAACTTCCCGAAGCTGATGTGGTCAGAGGGCTTCACCATCATGGGGTCTCCGGCGGAACATGCTCTTCAACTTTGGCCACGTCACCATGCCAACTTCTG CGATGCAATGGAAGAGTACCAAAAGGAGATGAAGGGCCTAGCCCTAAAATTAATTGGGCTCATGCTTGGATCATTGGGCCTGAACTACGAAGATGTGAAGTGGCTTAAGCCCAAAAATAGCAGCAGGCCACAGACCGTGCTTCAACTGAACTCCTACCCGGTCTGCCCAGACCCGACCCGGGCAATGGGTCTCGCTCCTCACACGGACTCCTCATTGCTCACTTTGCTAAACCAAAGCAGCATAAGCGGCCTCCAAGTCCTTGTGGACGGGATCCGGTGGGTGCCGGCGCACCCGATCCCCGGCGCCCTTGTAGTCAATGTCGGTGATTTAATGCACATACTGTCGAACGGACAATTCAAAAGTGCGGCGCATCGTGCGGTTGTCAACGAAGTACACCATCGCATCTCGATGGCGTACTTCTATGGCCCGCCGATGGACGTGAAGATATCGCCGTTGATTGACCACAATCATCCACTCTATCAGCCGGTAACATGGAAGGAGTACCTCGATTACAAAGCAACGCATTTCGACCAGGCGCTTGAAGTAATCCGGACAGATGCCCAGAAGCTGTACCAGCGTACATCTGATGATTTTGCCTTCGGCCAATGGCCCAATTGTACATAG